The Rhizobium rosettiformans genomic sequence GGTGGCTTTTCGGCACCGACCAGACCCTGCACCACTTGACCCATCTCGCTTTCGCCGTCTGGATTGCGGCTGCAGCAAGTTCCCTGTGACCAGAAGCTGCTAGCGCTGGGCAAGCTCCTTGACGATCCAATCCCGGAAGGCAACCAGCGGCGGATAGGCCGCCCTCTCCCGCGGAAAGGCGAGATAATATCGTTGCGCGCTCTGCATCGGGCGATCGACTGCGGCTACCAACTCGCCCCGTGCAAGCTCGTCCTGGATGAGGAAGGTCGGAAGCAGCGCCACGCCAAGACCGCCGATCGCCGCCTGTGATGCAGTGGCGAACTGGTCGAAGAGCATGCCATGCACGGTTTCGAAGGCGACACCGGTTTCTGTGAACCAGCGTTCCCAGGCATCCGGTCGGGTCGTGAGATGCAGCAGAGGCACGCGCAGAAGATCGGATGGCGCTTCGATCCCATGCGCTTGCTTGAAGTCCCGGCTGCATGCAGGGATCGTCTCCTCCCGCATCAAGAGTGTCAGTTCCGCGCCCGGCCAAACCGCATCGCCGAAATGGATCGCCGCATCGATCGAATCCAGTCGGAAGTCGAATGGCGACAGTCGCGTCACCAGATTGATCGTGATCCCGGGATTGGCGGCCAGAAACTGACCGAGGCGCGGGGCGAGCCAACGGGCACCGAATGTCGGTAGGATTGCAAGATTGAGCGTACCGCCATGCGGATTGGCGCGCAGGTTCAAGGACGCGCTGGAGATGCGGCGAAGCGCTTCCCGGATCTCACGGGCATAGCTGTCGCCGGCGACGGTCAGTCGGATCGTCTGACGCTCGCGCAGAAACAGTTCGACACCGAGCTGGCTCTCCAATGCCTTGATCTGTCGGCTGACCGCGCTTTGCGTCAGATCGAGCTCCCGTGCCGCAGCCGTGATGCTTCCCGTCCGGGCCGCGGCCTCGAATGCCGTGAGCAACGAAAGCGATGGAAGGAAACGTCGGGCAGGCAGCATGGTCATGCCTTTTTGGAATGATCTCTTGAGAATTTATCGCTGGAATGGCGTAGAATGCTCTTCTAGAAATCACAAGACTGTACGGGGCGGAATGACATGGGACACGCAGTGATCTCGTGCGGCCAGCCCCGGCACATTGCAGATCTCGGGGCCACACCATGCTGAACGATCCTCGCTCCCACGGACTTTGGGAAAAGACGGCCCCTGCCGCGCCCCA encodes the following:
- a CDS encoding LysR family transcriptional regulator produces the protein MTMLPARRFLPSLSLLTAFEAAARTGSITAAARELDLTQSAVSRQIKALESQLGVELFLRERQTIRLTVAGDSYAREIREALRRISSASLNLRANPHGGTLNLAILPTFGARWLAPRLGQFLAANPGITINLVTRLSPFDFRLDSIDAAIHFGDAVWPGAELTLLMREETIPACSRDFKQAHGIEAPSDLLRVPLLHLTTRPDAWERWFTETGVAFETVHGMLFDQFATASQAAIGGLGVALLPTFLIQDELARGELVAAVDRPMQSAQRYYLAFPRERAAYPPLVAFRDWIVKELAQR